The following is a genomic window from Sphingorhabdus sp. Alg231-15.
TGACAGCTTTCAGACGATTTGAATAGAGGACTGAATTGAGAACTGGCTTCAGGCCTTATTGTATAAAAACTCAAATTATTATATTGATCTAGCCGAAAAATATGGATGAATCAGAGCGCCCTCATTTTGGAATAGAACGGCTTTTCGTGCTGGCGCTACTGGTGATTATTTCACTTGCGTTTGCGATGCTGATAGAACCGTTTTTCGGTGCTATTGTCTGGGGCGTTGTGGTCGCAGTCTTGTTTCAGCCGGTCTATCAAAAAATTGCGAGCTGGCTTTTTCCGCGGGCTAATCTCGCAGCCTTCCTGACCGTGATTCTCGTCATAATGTTGGTTATCGTACCTGCCATTCTGCTCGGCATGGCCTTGGTGCAAGAGGCGACGAGCGCTTACGCCAGCATCCAGGCGGGCGAAATTGATTTTGGTGGTGCCTTTGTTGCTTTTCAGAATAGTTTGCCAGTCTGGGCGCAAAACCAGCTTGCTGCGTATGGCTATGGCGATCTGGCAACGGTGCGGCCGCAGATTGAAGAAGCCATTGGCAGCAGCCTCGAATTTCTGATTGCGCAGGCCTTGAGCTTTGGTCAGGGCGCATTTCGATTTCTGCTCGCACTGGGCGTGATGCTCTATCTGACTTTCTTCCTGTTACGTGACGGGCGCGGCCTGGCAGCGCAAATTGAGAATATTGTACCGTTATCGGAAAGCAAAAGCGCCATTCTGATCGACAAGTTTTTTGTCGTAATTCTTGCAACGATAAAGGGCAGTTTTGTTGTGGCGTTGCTTCAGGGAACAATTGGCGGCCTGATATTCTGGGCGCTAGATATCCGCGGGGCTTTGCTCTGGGCTGTATCGATGGCGATATTGTCGCTTATCCCCGCAATCGGCACTGGTTTTGTCTGGGTACCGGTCGCCATTTATCTGCTCGTCACAGGATCGATCTGGCAAGGTGTCGTTCTAATTCTGTCGGGCATATTCATCATCAGCCTGATCGATAATATTGTCCGGCCCATATTGGTCGGTCGCGACACACGGATGCCGGATTACGTCGTACTGATTTCGACCCTGGGCGGACTGCAGCTATTTGGTTTCAACGGTATTGTTATCGGCCCGCTTCTTGCTGCGTTGTTCATTGCAGTCTGGCGAATTTTTGCCGAGATGAATAAAGCCGAGAGAGAACGTCTGGCCAAGGTCAGGGTCGCAAATGATAAGTCAAAGCCATCGCAATAATATGTTTCACGGCCTTAGTCGGGATCTCTTGACCAACATCAAAAACAACCGCTCGCGTGCCTTCAAATTTCAAAATGTTGCCATATAGCTGCTTGTATCGCTCGACCAGATCGGTCTGACAATGGACGTATAGTGCATAGTGATCGTCTGAATTCTTGTGGCGGTTGATGCGGATGGTCGTGCCGGACTTTGTGGTGGAGGTTAGAAAGGCTGGCTGACCCCATTTCAGTGTTTCTTCCAGCGGGCCGACGGCGCGATTTCCGGCGGCAGTTTCGAGTATCAACGCCCGTAACCGCACCAGTCGATCAGCCATGGCTTTTGGATGGTCATCCAAAACAGATTGGGTCTGTGACGGCAGTTTAGCGTTCATGGCGTCATC
Proteins encoded in this region:
- a CDS encoding AI-2E family transporter, with protein sequence MDESERPHFGIERLFVLALLVIISLAFAMLIEPFFGAIVWGVVVAVLFQPVYQKIASWLFPRANLAAFLTVILVIMLVIVPAILLGMALVQEATSAYASIQAGEIDFGGAFVAFQNSLPVWAQNQLAAYGYGDLATVRPQIEEAIGSSLEFLIAQALSFGQGAFRFLLALGVMLYLTFFLLRDGRGLAAQIENIVPLSESKSAILIDKFFVVILATIKGSFVVALLQGTIGGLIFWALDIRGALLWAVSMAILSLIPAIGTGFVWVPVAIYLLVTGSIWQGVVLILSGIFIISLIDNIVRPILVGRDTRMPDYVVLISTLGGLQLFGFNGIVIGPLLAALFIAVWRIFAEMNKAERERLAKVRVANDKSKPSQ
- a CDS encoding DUF1801 domain-containing protein — encoded protein: MNAKLPSQTQSVLDDHPKAMADRLVRLRALILETAAGNRAVGPLEETLKWGQPAFLTSTTKSGTTIRINRHKNSDDHYALYVHCQTDLVERYKQLYGNILKFEGTRAVVFDVGQEIPTKAVKHIIAMALTYHLRP